In Desulfobacter hydrogenophilus, the genomic stretch TGTCGGGAATACCAATTTTCCCTACATCATGCATGGGGGCGGCATAAAGGATGGATTCCACAATTTTTTCGGATAACCCTATTTTGCGCGCAATGGCCGCGGAGTAATTACTTATGCGATAGATATGGGACCCCGTGTCTTCGTCCCTGTATTCAGCCGCCTTTGAGAGAATATGAATTGTCTCAAGAGAACTCTCCTTGATTCTTGAAAAGGCATTTTCCAGTTGCTGTGTCCTTTTGGCTACTTTATCTTCCAGTTTTCGATTTTGATCGTAAAGGGCCATGTGGGTTTTTACCCGCTGCAAAACAATGGGCGGACTAACCGGTTTAATGATGTAATCCACGCAACCGAGAGCAAACCCTTTTTCCTCCTCCTTGACGCTGGAAAACGCGGTAACAAAAATGACCGGGATTTGCCGTGTGACCGGATCTTTCTTCAAGAGGCGGCAGACTTCATAGCCATCTATGCCGGGCATCTGAATATCCAGAAGGATAAGGTTCGGAGATGCTCCCTGGGCTACGATACGCAGGGCCTTTTCACCGCTGGTGGCAATCTTGAGCCGGTAGTTTTTCTGTAAAATACCCACCAGCACATCTATATTCTCCGGGCTGTCTTCAACGATCAAAATTGTCCGTTTTCTGTCTTGATCTTCCATGTGAGTACCTTTCTATTGCCGACAAAATCTCATAATGGGCCGAAAGTGCCCCTTCAAAATCGTATCTTTGCAACTGTTTTTCCACCTCGTCCAACACCTCCACAACCGAAGTGCTTTTCAAAGCGGCTTTGATTTCATCCAATTTCCCTATCGCTTCCAGATCGCTCTCCTTCAGATATGCCTCGAAGGCTGTCAACAGGGGCAGCACGGTGTCGACATCAATGGGAAAACCTCCCGCCTTTTCGCCTATTATGTTGCAAGCTCGCTGATCCATTTTACAGCCATCCTCCGCCAAAACGGCCGGCGCTTCGTTTTTTACGGCAACACGTTCCACTTCAAATTCCACGGAAAAGGAAAACTCGCTCCCTGTTCCGGGGGTGCTTTGCACTGCCAACGTACCCGCCATGAGTTCGATAAGTCGCTGACTGATGGCAAGCCCCAGGCCCGTCCCCCCGTATTTTCGCGTAGTGGAGGTGTCCGCCTGGGTAAATGCGTCAAACAGGAAATCCAACTGGTCGGCACATATGCCGATACCTGTGTCCTTTACCGAAAAATAAAGCCTCACCTTTCTATGGGTCTGTTTTTCCAGTAAGACCTTGATGACGACATCTCCGCTTTCCGTAAATTTTACGGCATTTTCAGCAAGATGAAACAGGACCTGTTTTAGCTTGGGGCCATCCCCCAAAAGTGATTCAGGAATTTTCGAATCAAAATAGAACAGGACCTTAAGTTTTTTTTGCCCCAAAAATTCAGATAAAATATGGTCTTTCACCTGGGACATGATCTCACTGAATTGAAACGCCGCCTTTTTTACCTGCATTTTACCGGTATCAATTCTGGCATAATCCAATACTGAATTGAGGATGACCATCAACGCCTCGGAGGCCTCAATAATAGTTCTTAGGTAGCTTTGTTGCTCGGAAGTCAGTTGGGTATCCAGTGCCAGATAAGACATACCGATTATGTGGTTCATGGGGGTCCTGAACTCATGGCTCATATTGGCCAGAAACTGACTTTTTGCACGGTTGGCTGCGGCTGCTTTTTCGGCCAGATCATGGGCCAGCGCCGTCTGTTTTTTTAAATCCGTAATATCGACAAAGGTTTCCAGAAGGCTTTCCCGGCCCTCATATTCCAGCGGAATTACGGTTTTCAGGATATTGCGCTGTTCACCGTAAACCGTCAGAATAACGCTCTCGGATCTGTGAATTTCCTCTCCATTGTCCATGATGGGACACGCCCCCGTTTCATTGGGACAGAACTGTGGATGACAGGACTTTCCGATCAAATCGGAAGCCACTGTTCCCGCCATGCCGGCGGCAAGCTCATTGGCGAATTCGATGGTACGCCGTTTTCTGTCGATGATAAGCACGCCCGCCTGTATGTTCTGAAATATTTTCGTTATCTTTGCTTCGCTTTTTTTCAGTTTCAATTCGGCGGCAATCCGTTGCCACAAAATGAAAAGGAATACAACAATCACCAGAACGATGATCAGCAAAAAGCTCCCGATAATGGCCGCCATTTTCATCTTCACACCGGCAAGCCATTCATCTTCACAGACGGAAAGAACAACCCCCACTTGTTCTCCGAATATGCTGATGGGATAGTAGGCGGACAACACCCGCATCTTCTCCCCGCCTAAAGAAATCGTATGTATCTGTTCGCCAAGGTAGTTGGCCGCAATATCATCAACGATGCTTTTTATCCCATCCACCTGCCGTTTTGATTCAACGACAGCCCGCTGATCAACCAGAAAAGTGATGATTTTTGCGTCCATGTCTACGCACCAGGGCCAAAACTCCCGGCTGATATTGCTTTTGATCAATTCATTATAAATAATCCGGGGAAAATCCATCCGAATTTCGATGGTCCCGACTTTTTTTCCGTCCTTTCGAATATCGCTAAAAAAATGAAGCGTGTCCTTCTCAAGGTCGTAAACGGTTCCATCTACCGCAACCCGGGGCGAATCGTTTTTACGGATTTCGGAGATAAAAAAATAATTATCTTCGCTGTTGTACAATTCACGGAAATCCGATGCGTTGAACACCTGAATGGAGGATAGGATATTCTGATATTTCGAATAGAACCGCCGCACCGGGTTGATAAGATCATAATCCGTTCTCTCCCGGGTCAACAATTTATGAAATGGAATGGTGGCAAGGGCATACTGAACGTCTTCTTCGAATTCGTCGGCAAATCCCTGAAGATTTCGGCTGCTGATATCCACCTGGTGCGACAACAGTTCGAAGATGTGCTTTTTTTGCACATCAACAATGACATAGACATTGTAACCGGCGACGACAGCCGAAATAAGCACAAACACAAGGGGAATGATCAGGTATTCTTTTTTCAAAGCTGCATCCAAGTTTAATCAGTAGATAATCTGCAACAACTTCCAGTCCAGCTCGGGGATATTCACCGACGTAACACGAAGCGTTTTGCCCGCGTTTTGAAACGTCACCTCAGTCTGATTTTCTTGAAAGATGCGTTGTGCCATCTTCCGAACCTGCCGGGATCTACTTTTCAAAAGATTGTAATCATCTGTCCTGTAGGTATCCGAACGGATAGTTTCCAAGTATTTGTGATTTTCCAGGGGAGGCAGGGACAGCAGCATCGTCAAATGATCCTGGATGGACACGACGGTAGCCGAAGCGTCCAGTAAAACCAAATTCCCGGTCTCCCTGTCAATGTACCGATCCGTGATGGTATTGATGGTGACATCCAGTCCCGGGACGCCTTCAAGTTCCCCGTCCACATAAACGGGTGCAATGGCGGAAACCATCCACCCCCTTCCCGCCGGGTCCACGTAGGGTTCCTTGACCCACACAGCGCTCTTTTCCGGGTTATGCTCCCCGTCGGCAAGATAATAAAAATTGTACTTGGGGATATCCATTTTAGGCTCATACTGGGTGATCACGTCGAAGTAGGGATAAATGCGGTTGTATGAATTTTTATCGTTGTAATAGGACTGAACGACTTCCGGGTATTTTTTCACAACCTCCATCAACCGGCTTTCCAGGGGTTCCGTGCCATAGACAATTTTTCTGATCTCTTTACTGACGGGCACGACCCCCGACACAAAAACAGCACTCTTTCCGTCGTCTACCGGCTTGTAAAAAACCCCGTTGTCATGGAGTTTATATCCAGCCGGGTCAACCCTCGACGCATGTTGTACCATGGTCTTCGGTATGTACAGGGAGACCGTAAATTCCGCCAGCTTCGAAACTTCCACCCGAATCTTTGAGAAATCATCATTGATCCGATTTCCAATCTCGCTGAGTCTGTGGTCATCCGCCGCTTTCTTTTCGGCAGACGGCCCGCAGGAAAAACAGAAAGTAAGAACCAGCAAACAGACAGACAGAACCTGCAAGCGTTTAATAAAACTCCGGATCTTTTCCCAGCTGAACGTGTTGACGGATGGATTCATATGATCTCCTTTTGATTGCATGTGCCGATACTGAAAGCCATGTATCGTTATTCTTCTCAAACCCCAAATTGATCAGACATGTGGCAACCGGTGTTCTGACAGCCAGCACTCAAGTTCGAGCAGGGGCATGGGCCGGGCAAAAATATATCCCTGAATATCCATGTCTCCCAGCTGATTCAAAATTTTCAGCTGCTTTTCGTCTTCTACGCCTTCAGCCACAATACCCATGTTCAGTTTGCTAGCCATCAGTACAATAGTTTCAACCAGGGCAAGGGCATTGTCATCATCAACAATATCGTCGATAAAGGATTTGTCGATTTTCAAAGTGGTGATGGACATCTGTTTAAGATAGGCCAGGGACGAATACCCCGTACCAAAGTCATCAATGGCCGTTGAGATGCCTATCTGAGACAATTTTTTAAGCCGGGTCATGGTGGTGTTGATATCCCGCATTAATAAAGATTCGGTGATCTCTATTTTCAGACGGTCTGGCGGGTATGAGGTCTCTTTTATTATGCCTGCGGCCATTTTTTCAAATGAGGGTTCATCCATCTGACGTGCAGAAACATTGACGGACAGCATCAGGTCCAGTTGATTTTTTTCTCTAATCCGGCAAATCTGTTCAACCGCCTTTTTCAAAATCTGTTTGCCAATGGGAATGATCAGTCCGGATTCTTCTGCCAGGGGAATAAACCGGCCAGGGAGAACAACGGCCCCATCCGGTTTTATCCAACGAACCAAAGCTTCAAGCCCCACCGGCTTTAATGTCCTGATATTAACCTGGGGTTGAAAAT encodes the following:
- a CDS encoding PAS domain-containing protein; the protein is MKKEYLIIPLVFVLISAVVAGYNVYVIVDVQKKHIFELLSHQVDISSRNLQGFADEFEEDVQYALATIPFHKLLTRERTDYDLINPVRRFYSKYQNILSSIQVFNASDFRELYNSEDNYFFISEIRKNDSPRVAVDGTVYDLEKDTLHFFSDIRKDGKKVGTIEIRMDFPRIIYNELIKSNISREFWPWCVDMDAKIITFLVDQRAVVESKRQVDGIKSIVDDIAANYLGEQIHTISLGGEKMRVLSAYYPISIFGEQVGVVLSVCEDEWLAGVKMKMAAIIGSFLLIIVLVIVVFLFILWQRIAAELKLKKSEAKITKIFQNIQAGVLIIDRKRRTIEFANELAAGMAGTVASDLIGKSCHPQFCPNETGACPIMDNGEEIHRSESVILTVYGEQRNILKTVIPLEYEGRESLLETFVDITDLKKQTALAHDLAEKAAAANRAKSQFLANMSHEFRTPMNHIIGMSYLALDTQLTSEQQSYLRTIIEASEALMVILNSVLDYARIDTGKMQVKKAAFQFSEIMSQVKDHILSEFLGQKKLKVLFYFDSKIPESLLGDGPKLKQVLFHLAENAVKFTESGDVVIKVLLEKQTHRKVRLYFSVKDTGIGICADQLDFLFDAFTQADTSTTRKYGGTGLGLAISQRLIELMAGTLAVQSTPGTGSEFSFSVEFEVERVAVKNEAPAVLAEDGCKMDQRACNIIGEKAGGFPIDVDTVLPLLTAFEAYLKESDLEAIGKLDEIKAALKSTSVVEVLDEVEKQLQRYDFEGALSAHYEILSAIERYSHGRSRQKTDNFDR
- a CDS encoding response regulator → MEDQDRKRTILIVEDSPENIDVLVGILQKNYRLKIATSGEKALRIVAQGASPNLILLDIQMPGIDGYEVCRLLKKDPVTRQIPVIFVTAFSSVKEEEKGFALGCVDYIIKPVSPPIVLQRVKTHMALYDQNRKLEDKVAKRTQQLENAFSRIKESSLETIHILSKAAEYRDEDTGSHIYRISNYSAAIARKIGLSEKIVESILYAAPMHDVGKIGIPDSILLKPGGLTVDEFTTMKQHTLIGAKILENSKTGFIRLGEAIALTHHEWWNGTGYPRGLKEREIPLEGRIIAVADVFDALTTKRPYKEPFPLDVSFRIIAENRGTQFDPEVVDAFFFIKSEILKIRKKYADD